The following proteins are co-located in the Pyricularia oryzae 70-15 chromosome 1, whole genome shotgun sequence genome:
- a CDS encoding endo alpha-1,4 polygalactosaminidase precusor, whose amino-acid sequence MAKMHLSSGITLAVAVSAQAISIPLAPRDSQPQSRASMWKPAVGTTWQIVLKHPLTINPQSPAVEPSHVDVYDIDLFDNTKNGTDGSTIAALHSLGKKVICYFSAGTYEGWRPDAGDFKAADKGNRMNNWNETWLNINSPDIRDVMAKRIKIAADVGCDAIDPDNVDGYLEAPVNDQGPSTFRLDKASTASFVKFLSAEAAKYKMSTGLKNAAEVIDDVISDVHFSVNEECAAWKECNMFLKFIEAGKPVFHIEYPAGMEKDADETPLKDLGKWCRKSPDWSGPDVDISKMNLQLNGWVQYCDGKTFKTPRG is encoded by the exons ATGGCCAAAATGCATCTCTCGTCAGGAATCACTCTCGCTGTCGCGGTATCCGCTCAAGCAATTTCTATACCACTGGCGCCACGCGACTCCCAACCCCAGTCGCGGGCCTCAATGTGGAAGCCAGCCGTGGGGACGACGTGGCAGATAGTCCTCAAGCACCCGCTCACCATCAACCCGCAGTCTCCCGCAGTCGAGCCCAGCCATGTCGACGTGTACGACATTGACCTGTTTGACAACACCAAGAACGGCACCGACGGCTCGACCATCGCGGCGCTGCACTCGCTCGGCAAAAAGGTCATTTGCTACTTTAGCGCGGGCACGTACGAGGGTTGGCGTCCCGACGCGGGGGATTTCAAGGCCGCGGACAAGGGCAACAGGATGAATAACTGGAACGAGACTTGGCTCAACATCAACAGTCCTGATATCCGGGATGTGATGGCCAAGAGGATCAAGATTGCTGCGGATGTGGGATGCGATGCGATTGACCCGGACAACGTTGACGGCTAT CTCGAGGCCCCAGTCAACGACCAAGGCCCGTCCACGTTCCGCCTCGACAAGGCCTCCACCGCCAGTTTTGTCAAGTTCTTGTCcgccgaggcggccaagTACAAAATGTCGACGGGGCTGAAGAACGCGGCCGAGGTGATTGACGACGTCATCTCGGACGTTCACTTTTCCGTCAACGAGGAGTGCGCCGCCTGGAAGGAGTGCAACATGTTTCTCAAGTTCATCGAGGCCGGCAAGCCAGTGTTCCACATCGAGTACCCAGCCGGCATGGAAAAGGACGCCGACGAGACGCCCCTAAAGGATCTTGGCAAGTGGTGTCGAAAGAGTCCGGACTGGAGCGGGCCGGATGTGGACATTTCCAAGATGA ATCTTCAATTGAACGGGTGGGTTCAATATTGCGATGGCAAGACGTTCAAGACACCTAGGGGATAA
- a CDS encoding H/K ATPase alpha subunit yields the protein MDKVELAVAEPTRQGITWQAGPTTVQDEESGQPRGRPGTGASRRRSLSAHSVRSRSIDASATIPIQYRTLSIDVQEAQTRTNAERKKDAVTQDLADIDWHTLDIDILARSLTTSLKDGLSAEQAERRIKQHGKNVPSPPETHHFRDIMGYLFKGFGPVLLVGAILVFIAWKPLGDPPQTANLALAIVLLAVFFIQAAFNMWQDWSSSRVMASIKTMLPDECMVLRDGVQVNMFAADIVPGDILVIKAGNKLPADVRFCEVSSDAKFDRSILTGESLPLPATVETTDANYLETRCIGLQGTHCVSGTCHGIVVATGNKTVFGRIAKLTNEPKKGMTTLEREVLNFVWIICSIMVLMVVLVIILWATWLRKEHPGWISVSGLIVSCVSVAVAFIPEGLPVALTASLTISANMMRKNKVLCKSLKTVETLGAVSVICSDKTGTLTGNKMVVTDCALGGQTHTIEEAHELLQGSRSNDSEECLAGSAIDQLRTISALCNAGEFDAATRNLPLENRRINGDATDQAILRFAETMGSAMATRRCWQTRFDLAFNSKNKFMIRVLSNSDPNGLADALSADTVSVFEPGDLLLTIKGAPDVLLGRCTKYVGSSGATLNLSPAARDEVERIKNEWSARGRRVLLLARKVLSRGWVKNSPSSPAFEREAMDVASSGLTLVGLVAIADPPRPEIPGVVKTLRGAGIRIFMVTGDFALTAQAIARECGIITNPDSAVHDVSALSRGVNEPASKDAHSYDTPPSNKSIVISGADMAGMLSNQWDELAAEYSEVVFARTTPEQKLRIVRELQSRHHIVGMTGDGVNDAPALRAADVGIAIGGGSDIAAEAADMVLLESFGSVVEAVRYGRTTFDNLKKTIAYLLPAGSFSEFWPVMTNVMFGLPQILSSFLMIIICCFTDCLAGIAMAYEAPEADVLMRPPRRVGVDHLVDWKLVVHSYGVVGLMETVVSFAMSYWYLERQGIAFSSLWFGFGNLPEGIDQDFYEHQLNVASSIYFVTLVVMQWFNLLAMRTRRLSIFQHLPFFNKDSQNLWIVPAVLFSLVMAFFWLYIPALQVTLGTTAVPVEYWFLPMAFGLALLLFDEGRKYAVRAWPKGVAAKMAW from the exons ATGGACAAAGTCGAGCTGGCTGTTGCTGAACCTACCCGCCAAGGTATAACATGGCAAGCCGGCCCGACCACAGTCCAGGACGAGGAGTCAGGGCAGCCGAGGGGCCGGCCGGGCACTGGCGCATCGAGGCGGAGGTCGCTCTCTGCACATAGCGTGCGCTCTAGGTCTATCGATGCTTCTGCCACAATCCCAATCCAGTACCGTACGCTCTCTATAGACGTACAGGAGGCGCAGACTCGGACCAATGCCGAGAGGAAGAAGGATGCCGTGACACAAG ATCTCGCGGACATTGACTGGCACACGTTGGATATTGACATCCTCGCCCGGTCTCTTACAACCTCATTGAAGGATGGACTTTCCGCTGAGCAGGCAGAGCGCCGCATCAAACAGCATGGAAAGAATGTGCCATCCCCTCCGGAGACCCATCATTTCAGGGATATCATGGGCTACCTTTTCAAGGGGTTCGGTCCAGTCCTGCTAGTGGGTGCCATTCT TGTTTTCATCGCATGGAAGCCACTTGGAGACCCTCCACAGACCGCCAActtggccctggccatcgtcTTGCTCGCCGTCTTCTTCATCCAGGCCGCTTTCAATATGTGGCAGGACTGGTCCTCGTCCCGCGTCATGGCTTCCATCAAGACAATGTTACCTGACGAGTGCATGGTCCTCAGAGACGGCGTTCAAGTCAACATGTTCGCTGCAGACATTGTTCCTGGCGACATCTTGGTTATCAAGGCCGGCAACAAGCTACCCGCCGACGTGCGCTTCTGCGAGGTCTCTTCTGACGCCAAGTTTGACCGGTCAATTCTTACAG GCGAGTCACTTCCTCTGCCGGCCACGGTCGAGACGACGGACGCCAACTACCTGGAGACGCGGTGTATCGGACTTCAGGGCACGCACTGCGTCAGCGGGACGTGCCATGGCATCGTCGTCGCCACTGGCAACAAGACCGTCTTTGGCCGGATCGCCAAGCTGACCAACGAGCCCAAGAAGGGTATGACGACGCTCGAGCGCGAAGTGCTCAACTTTGTATGGATCATCTGCTCCATCATGGTGCTCATGGTTGTTCTCGTCATCATCCTCTGGGCGACTTGGCTTCGGAAGGAACACCCAGGCTGGATCAGCGTCTCTGGTCTGATTGTCAGCTGCGtgtctgttgctgttgcttttATTCCTGAAGGCCTTCCTGTGGCCTTGACAGCCAGCTTGACCATCAGTGCCAACATGATGCGCAAGAACAAGGTTCTGTGCAAGTCGTTGAAGACGGTCGAGACGTTGGGTGCTGTGTCTGTCATTTGTTCTGATAAGACAGGAACGCTTACTGGG AACAAAATGGTTGTCACCGACTGTGCCCTTGGAGGCCAAACTCACACGATCGAAGAAGCCCATGAGCTCCTCCAGGGAAGCCGAAGCAACGACTCGGAAGAGTGCCTAGCCGGCAGTGCCATAGACCAGCTCCGCACCATTTCCGCCCTCTGCAACGCAGGAGAGTTCGACGCCGCCACGCGCAACCTGCCTCTGGAGAACCGGCGAATCAACGGCGATGCCACGGATCAGGCCATCCTACGGTTCGCAGAAACCATGGGCTCCGCCATGGCGACGCGTCGCTGCTGGCAGACGCGTTTCGACCTGGCATTCAACAGCAAGAACAAGTTCATGATCCGTGTGCTGAGCAACTCGGACCCCAACGGCTTGGCAGACGCCCTTTCCGCTGACACCGTCTCCGTCTTTGAGCCGGGCGATCTCCTCCTGACCATCAAGGGTGCCCCTGACGTCCTGCTCGGCCGCTGCACCAAGTACGTAGGCAGCAGTGGCGCCACCCTCAATCTCTCTCCCGCCGCCAGGGACGAGGTCGAAAGGATCAAGAACGAGTGGTCAGCACGTGGACGCcgcgtgctgctgctggcacgCAAGGTCCTATCCAGGGGCTGGGTCAAGAACAGCCCGTCGTCGCCCGCTTTCGAGCGCGAGGCCATGGATGTCGCTTCATCTGGCTTGACCCTGGTCGGGCTCGTCGCCATCGCTGACCCGCCGCGTCCCGAGATCCCAGGCGTCGTCAAAACGCTGAGGGGCGCGGGCATCCGGATATTCATGGTGACGGGTGACTTTGCCCTCACAGCCCAGGCCATCGCGCGTGAGTGCGGCATCATCACGAACCCGGATAGTGCCGTCCACGACGTCTCGGCACTGTCGCGCGGGGTCAACGAGCCTGCGAGCAAGGACGCCCACAGCTACGACACGCCGCCCTCCAACAAGTCCATCGTCATCTCTGGCGCCGACATGGCCGGCATGCTGTCAAACCAGTGGGACGAGCTGGCGGCCGAGTACAGCGAGGTCGTCTTTGCGCGCACGACGCCCGAGCAGAAGCTCCGCATCGTCCGTGAGCTCCAATCCCGCCACCACATTGTCGGCATGACGGGCGATGGTGTCAACGACGCCCCGGCCCTGCGTGCTGCTGACGTCGGCATTGCGATTGGCGGCGGGTCTGATATCGCTGCCGAGGCCGCCGACATGGTGCTGCTCGAATCGTTTGGCAGCGTGGTCGAGGCGGTACGCTATGGACGAACGACGTTTGACAACCTGAAGAAGACGATTGCCTACCTGTTGCCTGCGGGCAGCTTCAGCGAGTTCTGGCCCGTCATGACCAATGTCATGTTTGGACTGCCGCAGATTCTGAGCAGTTTCTTGATGATTATCATCTG TTGCTTCACCGACTGCCTTGCCGGCATCGCCATGGCCTACGAAGCCCCTGAAGCCGACGTGCTCATGCGCCCCCCACGCAGAGTCGGCGTCGACCACCTCGTCGACTGGAAACTCGTTGTGCACAGCTACGGTGTAGTCGGACTGATGGAGACGGTTGTTTCCTTTGCCATGTCGTACTGGTACCTGGAGCGGCAAGGGATTGCCTTTTCGAGCCTATGGTTCGGTTTCGGAAATCTTCCCGAGGGAATCGACCAGGACTTTTACGAACACCAGCTGAATGTGGCGAGCTCGATATACTTTGTCACCCTTGTCGTCAT GCAATGGTTCAACCTTCTCGCCATGCGGACGCGGCGGCTATCCATCTTTCAGCACCTCCCCTTCTTCAACAAGGACTCGCAGAATCTCTGGATCGTGCCCGCTGTGCTCTTCTCGCTCGTCATGGCATTCTTCTGGTTGTACATCCCAGCCCTGCAGGTCACGCTCGGTACCACGGCCGTGCCCGTCGAGTACTGGTTTCTGCCCATGGCGTTTGGCCTTGCGCTGCTGCTTTTCGACGAGGGCCGCAAGTATGCCGTCAGGGCATGGCCCAAGGGTGTTGCTGCCAAGATGGCTTGGTAG